One Thiocapsa sp. genomic window carries:
- a CDS encoding MnhB domain-containing protein, with amino-acid sequence MIRPLEHIVIPIGLIVVGGLLGWSFFLAVTGEAGDRLASVALARVPDSGVSNPVTSVLLNFRAYDTLLELAVLLSALLGIWSLGAAGPGFQPAASILDGMVAGFVPLLILSAGYMLWVGAYAPGGAFQAGALLGAAGVMLALAGHRNAGLPCESRLRLLVALGVFVFAMTGLLLMVLGDGFLTYPPGLAKWLILIIETAATLAIGATLAAAYLGGRPAAHPTSGETA; translated from the coding sequence GTGATTCGGCCTCTGGAACACATCGTCATCCCGATCGGGCTGATCGTCGTCGGTGGCCTCCTCGGCTGGTCCTTCTTCCTTGCGGTGACAGGCGAGGCGGGGGATCGGCTCGCGTCCGTCGCACTGGCGCGCGTGCCCGACAGCGGCGTGTCCAACCCGGTGACCTCGGTCCTTCTCAACTTTCGCGCCTACGACACCCTGTTGGAGCTCGCGGTGCTCTTGAGCGCGCTGCTCGGCATCTGGTCTCTGGGGGCGGCCGGCCCCGGCTTTCAGCCGGCCGCGAGCATCCTCGACGGCATGGTCGCCGGGTTCGTCCCTCTGCTGATCCTCTCGGCCGGGTACATGCTATGGGTCGGCGCCTATGCACCGGGCGGCGCCTTTCAGGCCGGGGCGCTCTTGGGCGCGGCCGGCGTGATGCTCGCGCTTGCCGGACATCGCAACGCCGGGCTGCCGTGCGAAAGCCGACTGCGCCTGCTCGTTGCGCTCGGCGTCTTCGTCTTCGCAATGACGGGTCTGCTGCTCATGGTCCTCGGCGACGGCTTTCTGACCTACCCACCGGGCCTCGCGAAATGGCTCATCCTGATCATCGAGACGGCCGCCACCCTGGCCATCGGCGCGACCCTGGCAGCCGCCTACTTGGGCGGCCGACCCGCCGCACACCCGACGAGCGGAGAGACGGCGTGA
- a CDS encoding cation:proton antiporter subunit C translates to MTDQLLYAQLLYGGSGIILVLLGLWSFLVHAPLLRKLIAINVMGAGVFLILVAIAYRGIDTPPDPIPHALVLTGIVVAVSATALALAFGKRLDQDAEPE, encoded by the coding sequence GTGACCGATCAGCTTCTTTACGCCCAGCTCCTCTACGGCGGATCCGGGATCATCTTGGTGCTCCTCGGTCTCTGGTCATTTCTCGTACATGCGCCGCTGCTGCGCAAGCTGATCGCGATCAACGTGATGGGGGCCGGTGTCTTCCTCATCCTGGTCGCCATCGCCTACCGGGGGATCGACACCCCGCCGGATCCCATCCCGCACGCCCTGGTGCTGACCGGGATCGTGGTTGCCGTGAGCGCTACCGCACTGGCCTTGGCGTTCGGCAAACGGCTGGATCAGGACGCTGAGCCGGAATGA
- a CDS encoding proton-conducting transporter membrane subunit produces MIDALPLSVTLPLLGALAVTVSPAHARGLGLLAAVLTAASGVAVTAAVWSDGVLRADLGGWGVPLGIALEADGLSAAFLAMANVVALAISVYAGGYFKQETAQHFWPLWLLLWSALNGLFLATDLFNLYVTLELLGLSAAALGALTGTREAVAANLRYLLVGLLGSMSYLLGVALVYAAYGVLDIGLVAEAIAPGPVAWTAMALMIGGLILKAALFPMHFWLPPAHANAPAPVSAALSALVCKAAFYLVLRLWLDVFAPVLNEAAANLLGMLGAAAVVWGSWRALRAERLKLLAAYSTVAQVGYLFIAFPLLAATPPGLARDNLLAAVVLLALTHGFAKAGFFLAAGMVQKTAGHDRIDDLGGAAQALPAATFAIGLAGVALIGLPPSGTFLAKWMMLEQAMILGHWWWLVVMMIGTLLAAAYIFRVLSRAFNREPAPYRFVNDARTELPALLLGLIATFGLGIAAQPLWVLLEQGGFG; encoded by the coding sequence ATGATCGACGCCCTACCCCTGTCGGTCACACTGCCGCTGCTCGGCGCACTCGCGGTCACCGTATCCCCGGCGCATGCGCGCGGCCTGGGCCTCTTGGCCGCCGTGCTCACCGCCGCGAGCGGTGTGGCGGTCACGGCCGCGGTTTGGAGCGACGGCGTCCTGAGGGCCGATCTCGGCGGCTGGGGCGTCCCGCTCGGCATCGCGCTGGAGGCCGACGGGCTCTCGGCGGCCTTCCTGGCGATGGCCAATGTGGTCGCCCTCGCCATCAGCGTCTATGCCGGCGGCTACTTCAAGCAGGAGACCGCGCAGCACTTCTGGCCGCTCTGGTTGCTGCTGTGGAGCGCATTGAACGGACTCTTCCTCGCGACCGATCTGTTCAACCTCTACGTGACGCTGGAGCTTCTCGGCCTCTCCGCCGCGGCTTTGGGCGCGCTCACCGGTACGCGCGAGGCGGTCGCCGCGAATCTGCGTTATCTGTTGGTGGGTCTACTCGGCTCCATGAGCTATCTGCTCGGCGTCGCGCTCGTCTACGCCGCCTACGGGGTGCTGGATATCGGCCTGGTCGCCGAGGCCATCGCGCCCGGACCGGTCGCCTGGACCGCCATGGCCCTGATGATCGGCGGACTGATCCTGAAGGCCGCCCTCTTCCCGATGCACTTCTGGCTCCCGCCCGCCCATGCCAACGCCCCGGCGCCGGTCAGTGCCGCCTTATCGGCCCTGGTCTGCAAGGCCGCCTTCTATCTGGTCTTGCGCCTCTGGCTCGACGTCTTCGCGCCTGTGCTCAACGAGGCCGCTGCGAATCTGCTCGGGATGCTCGGGGCCGCAGCAGTCGTGTGGGGGTCTTGGCGGGCACTGCGCGCCGAACGACTCAAGCTCCTTGCGGCCTATTCCACCGTCGCCCAGGTCGGCTATCTCTTCATCGCCTTCCCCTTGCTGGCCGCGACCCCGCCCGGCCTCGCCCGGGACAACCTTCTGGCCGCCGTCGTCTTGCTCGCCTTGACCCACGGCTTCGCCAAGGCCGGGTTCTTCCTCGCCGCCGGGATGGTGCAGAAAACCGCGGGGCACGACCGAATCGACGACCTCGGCGGTGCCGCGCAGGCGCTGCCCGCGGCCACCTTTGCGATCGGACTGGCCGGTGTCGCCCTCATCGGCCTGCCGCCGAGCGGGACCTTTCTCGCCAAATGGATGATGCTCGAGCAGGCGATGATCCTGGGGCACTGGTGGTGGCTGGTGGTGATGATGATCGGCACCCTGCTCGCGGCTGCTTACATCTTTCGGGTGCTCAGCCGGGCCTTCAATCGCGAGCCCGCACCTTATCGCTTCGTCAACGATGCGCGCACCGAGCTCCCGGCGCTCCTGCTCGGGCTGATCGCGACCTTCGGGCTCGGGATCGCCGCACAACCGCTGTGGGTCTTGCTCGAGCAGGGGGGGTTCGGATGA
- a CDS encoding proton-conducting transporter membrane subunit has protein sequence MSFDAWLPAAILLSSMVPGMLIFLLREESHRLRTLLNMTGALVKLGLVIWMIGGVYDGQHFETRWTLAPGLDLVLSADALSVLFVALSTLLWLVTTIYAIGYLEHSPNRSRFFGFFSICVSATVGIALSGNLLTFVIFYEILTLATYPLVAHRGTPDAAHGAKVYLAYTVGGGALLLVGAIWLQALVGPVEFTPGGILGVSPEEIRMELILIFFVLLAGLGVKAALVPLHGWLPQAMVAPAPVSALLHAVAVVKAGAFGILRVVYDVYGVEFAYANGLLLALGILASVTVIYGSMMALTQDNLKKRLAYSTVSQVSYIALGASIFGPIATIGGMVHLVHQGLMKITLFFCAGNYAETLGVHKVSEMDGVGRRMPWTSLAFTVGALGMIGVPPIAGFVSKWYLGLGAADAGSNWVLAVLVASSLLNAAYFLPILHRAWFRPAPKQWPQEHRHTGRMEIAGALLWPPVITAVLALSAGLFAAAPFTPLEWATLIAEREYGR, from the coding sequence ATGAGCTTCGACGCCTGGCTGCCGGCCGCGATCCTCCTGAGCTCGATGGTCCCGGGCATGCTGATCTTTCTCTTGCGGGAAGAAAGTCATCGCCTGCGCACCCTGTTGAACATGACCGGCGCGCTGGTCAAACTGGGGCTGGTGATCTGGATGATCGGGGGCGTTTACGACGGACAGCATTTCGAGACCCGTTGGACGCTCGCACCCGGCCTGGACCTGGTGCTCAGCGCCGACGCCTTGTCGGTGCTCTTCGTCGCCTTGTCCACGCTCCTGTGGTTGGTGACGACGATCTACGCGATCGGTTATCTGGAGCATTCGCCGAACCGCAGCCGATTCTTCGGCTTCTTCAGCATCTGTGTCTCCGCGACGGTCGGCATCGCCCTGTCCGGGAACCTCCTGACCTTCGTGATCTTTTACGAGATCCTGACCTTGGCGACCTACCCCTTGGTCGCGCACCGAGGCACCCCCGATGCCGCGCACGGGGCGAAGGTCTACCTCGCCTACACGGTCGGCGGCGGGGCCTTGCTCCTGGTCGGGGCGATCTGGCTGCAGGCGCTCGTCGGCCCGGTGGAATTCACGCCGGGCGGTATCCTGGGGGTGTCGCCGGAAGAGATCCGCATGGAGCTGATCCTGATCTTCTTCGTGCTGTTGGCCGGGCTGGGCGTGAAGGCGGCCTTGGTGCCGCTGCACGGTTGGTTGCCGCAGGCGATGGTCGCCCCAGCGCCGGTCAGTGCATTGCTGCACGCGGTCGCGGTGGTGAAGGCCGGGGCCTTCGGGATCCTGCGTGTGGTCTACGATGTCTATGGCGTGGAGTTCGCCTATGCCAACGGTCTGCTCCTGGCGCTCGGCATCCTGGCGTCCGTCACCGTCATTTACGGGTCGATGATGGCCCTGACGCAGGACAATTTAAAGAAACGGTTGGCCTATTCGACCGTCAGTCAGGTGTCCTATATCGCGCTCGGCGCCTCGATCTTCGGGCCTATCGCAACCATCGGCGGCATGGTTCACCTCGTCCACCAAGGACTCATGAAGATCACGCTTTTCTTTTGCGCCGGGAACTATGCTGAGACACTGGGTGTTCACAAGGTCAGCGAGATGGACGGCGTCGGGCGGCGCATGCCCTGGACCAGTCTCGCCTTCACCGTCGGTGCGCTCGGCATGATCGGGGTCCCGCCGATCGCGGGCTTCGTGAGCAAATGGTATCTCGGGCTCGGCGCTGCGGACGCCGGCTCGAACTGGGTCCTGGCGGTCCTGGTCGCCAGCAGCCTGCTGAATGCCGCCTACTTTCTGCCCATCCTGCACCGTGCCTGGTTCAGGCCCGCGCCGAAGCAGTGGCCGCAGGAGCACCGCCATACCGGGCGAATGGAGATCGCGGGTGCCTTGCTTTGGCCGCCGGTGATCACGGCGGTGCTGGCGCTGAGCGCCGGACTCTTCGCGGCCGCACCCTTCACACCGCTCGAGTGGGCGACCCTGATCGCCGAGCGGGAGTACGGCCGATGA
- a CDS encoding proton-conducting transporter membrane subunit, which translates to MTWLLPLVAAIPILAAAFAMHRLSWWTPAVAAVPALVAALLVPIGESLDLPWLLLGAHFGLDEIGRIFLIFTSILWIAAGIHAVASMRGTPHVERFNTFFLLAMAGNLWLIVGQDLVSFYVGFAIMGISSYGLVIHEGDRNALKAGKVYLVLTLGAELALFVALVMIASTTGSILPTPEDLVELDDLAIGLLILGLAVKAGLIPLHVWLPLAHPAAPIPASAVLSGAMIKVALLGWLRFLPVGEIALPGWGLLFVFAGLATALYAAPIGILQSNPKVLLAYSSVGKMGLMVVTLGLMLIEPAMAPVAAIGLALYAGHHALTKGGLFLGVGLRKSAGAQRLVFGGVVLLALAMAAVPLTSGAVAKYGIKPIFVDSDWVWLQVAVALTTVATAWMMVRFVWLMWGLKRGHEAGHNVLTERDPGGNNEARAERASKRFFDRDRVARSFGFGARLETPGEGADHSRRGSASTSIPPVTWALVGWVPLLGVVILYPLVLGSPTAWLTDVGLIALAGLLAIPVIVLAVRRPAALATLVDSVKPGDLLGLVRPLLMSARWTLRWSIRGYRNAYARVAAPLRERLTELARRPASDLDRRLTAWPLAGGLWLGIMTLLIVLALVVPTQRPTFPRIDQDDARPVMAPPTPSPAAPDAVTIAPDPRPDVTDPDPSAEADAPVLDVPSRPLEPEESQLAPSESLVLEPQPAEPVCDPDEPYVFRHAASDREVVLDRCVSVDGTPQRLDAPPLSNALVLLIQTHLDARGFDPGPTDGLIGPRTRDAIRRFQTDRGIAPTGAITFDLLDRLRGPD; encoded by the coding sequence ATGACCTGGCTCCTACCGCTCGTCGCCGCAATTCCGATTCTGGCGGCGGCCTTCGCCATGCATCGGCTGTCCTGGTGGACCCCTGCAGTCGCCGCCGTGCCGGCGCTCGTCGCGGCGCTCCTGGTGCCGATCGGGGAGTCGCTCGACCTGCCCTGGCTTCTGCTCGGCGCGCATTTCGGTCTCGACGAGATCGGACGAATCTTTCTGATCTTCACCTCGATCCTCTGGATCGCCGCCGGAATCCACGCTGTGGCAAGCATGCGCGGCACGCCGCACGTCGAGCGCTTCAACACCTTCTTCCTTCTGGCGATGGCCGGCAACCTCTGGCTGATCGTCGGGCAGGATCTGGTCAGCTTCTATGTCGGTTTCGCGATCATGGGGATCTCCTCCTACGGCCTGGTGATCCACGAGGGCGACCGCAACGCCTTGAAGGCCGGCAAGGTCTATCTCGTCTTGACCCTGGGAGCGGAGCTTGCCCTGTTCGTCGCGCTGGTCATGATCGCCTCCACCACCGGATCGATCCTGCCGACACCGGAGGATCTGGTCGAGCTCGACGATCTCGCGATCGGACTCCTCATACTCGGTCTCGCGGTGAAGGCCGGGCTGATCCCGCTGCACGTCTGGCTTCCGCTCGCCCATCCGGCCGCGCCCATCCCGGCCAGCGCAGTGCTCAGCGGCGCCATGATCAAGGTCGCTCTGCTCGGCTGGCTGAGATTCCTGCCGGTCGGCGAGATCGCTTTGCCGGGCTGGGGGCTGCTGTTCGTCTTTGCCGGCCTGGCGACGGCCTTGTATGCCGCCCCCATCGGTATCCTGCAGTCCAACCCCAAGGTTCTGCTGGCCTACTCGAGCGTCGGCAAGATGGGACTCATGGTGGTGACCTTGGGACTCATGCTCATCGAGCCCGCGATGGCTCCCGTCGCAGCCATCGGCCTGGCGCTCTACGCCGGACATCATGCGCTGACGAAAGGCGGCCTCTTTCTCGGCGTGGGGCTTCGCAAGTCCGCCGGCGCACAGCGGCTGGTCTTCGGCGGGGTGGTGTTGCTGGCCTTGGCGATGGCCGCCGTGCCGCTCACCAGCGGTGCCGTGGCGAAATACGGAATCAAGCCGATCTTCGTCGATTCCGATTGGGTGTGGCTGCAGGTCGCCGTCGCCCTGACCACCGTCGCCACCGCCTGGATGATGGTGCGGTTCGTGTGGTTGATGTGGGGTTTGAAGCGCGGTCATGAAGCGGGTCACAACGTGCTCACGGAGCGCGATCCAGGCGGAAACAACGAGGCTCGAGCGGAACGCGCTTCAAAGCGTTTTTTTGATCGAGACCGCGTGGCGCGATCGTTTGGGTTTGGCGCGCGGCTCGAGACTCCCGGGGAGGGTGCGGATCACTCCCGGCGCGGTTCGGCCTCGACCTCGATTCCTCCTGTCACTTGGGCACTCGTGGGTTGGGTTCCGCTGCTCGGCGTGGTGATCCTCTATCCCTTGGTTCTGGGATCACCGACGGCCTGGCTGACCGATGTCGGGCTGATCGCCCTGGCGGGCCTGCTCGCCATCCCCGTTATCGTCCTCGCCGTGCGGCGGCCCGCGGCGCTGGCGACCCTGGTCGACAGCGTCAAACCCGGCGATCTGCTCGGACTGGTCCGTCCGCTCCTGATGAGTGCGCGTTGGACCCTGCGCTGGTCGATCCGCGGCTATCGGAATGCCTATGCTCGCGTGGCCGCTCCGCTTCGGGAACGCCTGACCGAGCTCGCTCGGCGTCCAGCCTCCGATCTGGATCGCCGGCTCACCGCCTGGCCACTCGCGGGCGGACTCTGGCTCGGCATCATGACGCTTTTGATCGTCCTGGCCTTGGTCGTGCCGACACAGAGACCGACCTTTCCCCGCATCGACCAGGACGACGCGAGGCCGGTCATGGCGCCGCCGACGCCTTCCCCGGCCGCGCCCGATGCCGTCACGATTGCGCCCGATCCACGGCCCGACGTCACGGATCCCGACCCGAGCGCCGAGGCCGACGCTCCCGTGCTCGATGTGCCGAGTCGGCCACTTGAACCGGAGGAATCGCAGCTCGCACCGTCGGAGTCGCTCGTGCTCGAGCCCCAACCCGCCGAGCCGGTGTGCGATCCCGACGAGCCCTATGTCTTCCGACACGCCGCAAGCGATCGCGAGGTCGTCTTGGATCGATGCGTCTCCGTGGACGGCACGCCGCAACGTCTCGATGCGCCGCCTCTATCGAACGCACTGGTCCTCCTGATCCAGACCCATCTCGACGCGCGCGGCTTCGATCCCGGCCCGACCGACGGACTGATCGGCCCCCGCACCCGCGACGCGATCAGACGCTTTCAGACCGATCGCGGTATCGCACCCACGGGCGCCATCACCTTCGATCTACTCGATCGGCTCCGGGGACCCGATTAA
- a CDS encoding DUF2092 domain-containing protein: MFWLGLLLAATLRWKRCALHWLTWTAVQAIIVLRAMSSYPGGLAAFSVQADVDDEVIDCAGQKLQLSSSASLLVERPNHFHAHRQGPLADLEVVFDGRTLTLHGKRLQIYAQIEAPGTIDQAVTELRAATGFDAPAGDLFYADPYPGLMTDVTTGAYLGISYVDGTEAHHLAFRAAKVDWQIWVRSGDQPLPLKYVITSKWVTGAPQYTVRFRDWDTAPTIAADRFAFVAPAGARQLETLSVDDLGALMIEEAP, encoded by the coding sequence GTGTTCTGGCTCGGGCTGCTGCTTGCAGCCACCCTGCGGTGGAAACGCTGCGCCCTGCATTGGCTGACCTGGACCGCGGTGCAGGCGATCATCGTCCTGCGCGCCATGTCGAGCTATCCGGGCGGTCTGGCCGCCTTCAGCGTGCAGGCGGATGTGGATGACGAGGTCATCGATTGCGCCGGCCAGAAGCTGCAGCTGAGCAGCTCGGCAAGCCTCCTGGTCGAGCGGCCCAATCACTTTCATGCCCATCGGCAGGGACCGCTGGCCGATCTGGAGGTCGTCTTCGACGGTCGGACCCTGACGCTGCATGGCAAACGCCTCCAGATCTACGCGCAGATCGAAGCCCCCGGCACCATCGACCAAGCGGTGACCGAGCTGCGTGCCGCGACGGGTTTCGACGCCCCGGCGGGCGATCTCTTCTACGCCGACCCCTATCCGGGTTTGATGACCGACGTGACCACGGGCGCCTATCTCGGCATTTCTTACGTCGACGGGACCGAGGCCCATCATCTGGCCTTCCGGGCCGCCAAGGTCGACTGGCAGATCTGGGTCCGTTCCGGCGATCAGCCGCTGCCGCTGAAATATGTCATCACCAGCAAATGGGTGACCGGTGCCCCGCAATACACCGTTCGGTTCCGCGACTGGGATACGGCGCCGACGATCGCGGCCGATCGCTTCGCCTTTGTCGCCCCCGCGGGTGCCCGCCAACTGGAAACGCTCTCGGTCGACGACCTGGGTGCGCTCATGATCGAGGAGGCTCCGTGA
- a CDS encoding S9 family peptidase, which produces MELTVILHRARSLVHAMGLLLLVSLTGFSQAGDTGAGRATNGTTVSSKTSATTVSPAPEQSEYSIDSILSGAYVAETAVSRDGSLVAYTVMRGKVEADRNARTSEICVANPDGTVKCAVGADKGVVSSPRFSPDGSRMAFLAPAEAGDLEGTMQVYVSRVSEEHTEQITQLPNGVVALEWSPADDRLALVLVDVPQSVPGPEGAADDAIVAAEQVVRMNLWVLDARAEAEPVRLTDGDYRIEGLSWSPDGQSIAFTHAQASQPEGWHVDVSIVDVEGKAVVPVAATPAAEMQPVFSPDGLTIAFIRGEEPTADFSAWRMELVPTPGRTGGIKRTLGATWNEMPMPLGWSADGEAVFFEEAVGTAHVIAALPVSGEPPMMLTPDDAVCGAVSLSADGSTLVFAMQDFRTAQEAYTAPATTKEALIPRRLSGVNQDVVGRAVPKVEVVSWTSPDGMDVEGILTYPLGYEEGESYPLVLSIHGGPAESFSQSYFGQPDVYPYATWAAKGYAVLRPNPRGSTGYGADFRKANIADWGGGPYTDLMAGVDKVIDMGLADPNRLAVVGWSYGGYMTANITTRTDRFKVAVVGAGPVDLVSQMGTTDLPDMVPAYMGGHPWEIPDRYQSQSPLFGVGRVRTPTLILHGTDDTRVPYSQAQQWHAALRVTGVACAFVSYPRSGHVVQEPQLMKDLQIRVLEWVDERLESTPG; this is translated from the coding sequence GTGGAGTTGACCGTGATTCTTCATCGGGCAAGAAGCCTCGTTCATGCGATGGGGCTGCTCTTGTTGGTTTCTCTCACCGGCTTTTCACAGGCGGGGGATACAGGCGCCGGTCGGGCCACCAATGGAACCACGGTATCATCCAAGACCTCCGCAACGACTGTTTCCCCCGCCCCAGAGCAATCTGAGTACAGCATCGACTCGATCCTCTCCGGGGCGTATGTAGCCGAAACCGCGGTATCTCGCGATGGGTCTCTTGTCGCCTACACGGTCATGCGGGGCAAGGTGGAAGCCGACCGTAACGCGAGGACCTCCGAGATATGTGTGGCGAACCCGGACGGCACGGTCAAATGTGCGGTCGGGGCGGACAAGGGTGTGGTCTCATCGCCTCGCTTCTCGCCCGATGGGTCTCGTATGGCCTTTCTCGCCCCGGCGGAGGCAGGAGACCTGGAGGGGACCATGCAGGTGTACGTCTCAAGGGTCTCCGAAGAGCATACGGAGCAGATCACGCAGCTTCCAAATGGCGTTGTCGCTCTTGAATGGTCGCCCGCAGACGACCGGCTCGCGCTCGTGCTGGTCGACGTACCCCAGAGTGTCCCCGGGCCGGAAGGTGCGGCGGACGACGCGATCGTCGCCGCAGAGCAGGTGGTGCGGATGAACCTCTGGGTATTGGACGCACGCGCGGAAGCCGAGCCTGTCCGTCTTACCGACGGAGACTATCGAATCGAAGGATTGAGCTGGTCACCGGATGGACAGTCGATCGCTTTCACGCACGCGCAGGCCTCCCAGCCCGAGGGGTGGCACGTGGACGTCAGCATCGTGGATGTCGAGGGCAAGGCGGTAGTGCCGGTAGCTGCAACACCGGCCGCCGAGATGCAGCCGGTGTTCTCCCCTGATGGCCTGACCATCGCCTTCATCCGCGGCGAAGAGCCCACGGCCGACTTCAGCGCCTGGCGGATGGAGCTGGTTCCGACCCCCGGTAGAACTGGTGGTATCAAGAGGACTCTCGGTGCGACTTGGAATGAGATGCCCATGCCACTGGGCTGGTCTGCGGACGGAGAAGCCGTCTTCTTCGAAGAGGCGGTGGGTACGGCTCACGTAATCGCCGCCTTGCCCGTCTCCGGAGAACCTCCCATGATGCTCACCCCTGACGACGCGGTGTGTGGTGCGGTCTCCTTGAGCGCCGATGGGAGCACGCTCGTATTTGCCATGCAGGACTTTCGCACGGCCCAGGAGGCTTACACGGCTCCTGCGACGACGAAAGAGGCCCTCATCCCCAGGCGATTATCGGGGGTGAACCAGGATGTGGTCGGGCGTGCAGTGCCGAAGGTGGAGGTCGTGAGCTGGACGTCACCCGACGGCATGGACGTGGAGGGCATTCTCACCTATCCGCTCGGCTATGAAGAGGGTGAGAGCTATCCCCTCGTTCTTTCCATTCACGGCGGTCCGGCTGAGAGCTTCTCGCAGAGCTACTTCGGCCAGCCCGACGTGTACCCTTACGCCACCTGGGCGGCCAAGGGCTATGCGGTGCTGCGCCCCAATCCGCGCGGCTCGACCGGTTACGGAGCAGACTTTCGGAAGGCGAACATTGCCGACTGGGGTGGCGGCCCCTACACGGATCTCATGGCCGGCGTGGACAAGGTGATCGACATGGGACTCGCCGATCCCAACCGTCTGGCGGTGGTTGGCTGGAGTTACGGCGGGTACATGACGGCCAACATCACAACGCGAACCGACCGGTTCAAGGTCGCCGTGGTCGGGGCGGGACCCGTCGATCTTGTCTCGCAGATGGGCACCACTGACCTGCCCGATATGGTCCCGGCTTACATGGGTGGACACCCGTGGGAGATTCCTGACCGATATCAGAGTCAGTCACCCCTCTTTGGCGTCGGCAGGGTGCGCACACCCACCCTCATCCTGCACGGTACAGACGATACCCGCGTGCCCTATAGCCAAGCGCAACAATGGCACGCTGCTCTTCGAGTCACGGGCGTGGCGTGTGCGTTCGTCAGCTACCCGCGTTCGGGCCATGTCGTGCAGGAACCGCAGCTCATGAAGGACCTGCAAATCAGGGTTCTCGAATGGGTAGACGAGCGCTTGGAGTCGACACCGGGATAG